A region of Streptomyces sp. NBC_01267 DNA encodes the following proteins:
- a CDS encoding acyl-CoA dehydrogenase, with the protein MGIGITQEQRELADAVRGLLAREAPAEEVRKLLDAPPGTPGRPAYWDALAGQGLLGAHLPEEYGGGGGGLPDLAVVLEEAGRAALPGPYLPTVLASAVLHRAGRPDLAAPLADGRWTGAVAPGAEGDPVLGGAEADLVVLRYGGGWAAVDAAALDVRARQSVDPTRPTAGVRVRDAVPADRMLALDDTLVTDLAAVLFAAEACGTAAWALHTATEHAKVREQFGRPIGQFQAVKHLCADMLLRVEQARALTWDAARAADDRPEVRGLVAALAAGAALDAAYSCAKDCIQILGGIGFTWEHDAHIHLRRALVARQLLGAGDTHRARAVRLAAAGARRELRLELPAEAEPYREQARTAVESARGLDPAAARRALAPTGYAAPHLAEPYGLGAGPVQQLAVQQELKAAGVKLSDLGIATWVVPSLLAHGTPEQQERYLAPTLRGDLLWCQLFSEPGAGSDLASLRTRAERVEGGGWRINGQKVWTSAAQWADYGILLARTNPEAPKHQGLTYFLVDMKRASGIDIRPLREITGDALFNEVYFDDVLLPDDAVVGEVDDGWKVARNTLGNERVHMADQLTFSTGVEALIARSATLDGATVARIGLLAAEAHALACIGLRTTLQQVSGLEPGAGASVRKLVQTPHQQKVAELALELLGPAGAVGEGPAERAVHGFLMSRCLTIAGGTTQVQLNVVAERLLGLPRDP; encoded by the coding sequence ATGGGCATCGGAATCACGCAGGAACAACGGGAGTTGGCCGACGCGGTACGGGGCCTGCTGGCCCGCGAGGCACCGGCCGAAGAGGTACGCAAACTGCTCGACGCGCCACCCGGCACCCCGGGGCGCCCCGCCTACTGGGACGCTCTCGCCGGGCAGGGCCTCCTCGGGGCGCATCTGCCCGAGGAGTACGGAGGTGGGGGCGGCGGGCTGCCGGACCTGGCCGTCGTCCTGGAGGAGGCGGGCCGGGCGGCGCTGCCCGGCCCGTATCTGCCCACCGTGCTGGCCTCCGCCGTACTGCACCGGGCGGGCCGCCCCGACCTCGCCGCGCCGCTCGCGGACGGCCGGTGGACCGGCGCGGTGGCGCCCGGCGCGGAGGGCGACCCCGTGCTCGGCGGCGCGGAGGCCGATCTGGTCGTGCTGCGGTACGGCGGCGGGTGGGCGGCGGTGGACGCCGCCGCGCTGGACGTACGCGCCCGGCAGAGCGTGGACCCGACCCGGCCGACCGCCGGGGTGCGGGTGCGCGACGCCGTACCCGCCGACCGGATGCTGGCGCTCGACGACACCCTGGTGACGGACCTGGCGGCCGTACTGTTCGCCGCCGAAGCCTGCGGCACGGCGGCCTGGGCGCTGCACACCGCCACCGAACACGCCAAGGTGCGCGAGCAGTTCGGCCGCCCCATCGGGCAGTTCCAGGCGGTCAAGCACCTCTGCGCCGACATGCTGCTGCGCGTCGAACAGGCGAGGGCGCTCACCTGGGACGCGGCCCGCGCCGCCGACGACCGCCCCGAGGTGCGCGGCCTCGTCGCCGCGCTGGCCGCCGGGGCCGCGCTGGACGCCGCGTACAGCTGCGCCAAGGACTGCATCCAGATCCTCGGCGGAATCGGCTTCACCTGGGAGCACGATGCCCACATCCACCTCCGACGGGCCCTGGTGGCACGGCAGTTGCTGGGCGCCGGGGACACGCACCGGGCGCGGGCCGTCCGGCTGGCGGCGGCCGGCGCGCGCCGCGAACTGCGGCTGGAACTCCCGGCCGAGGCCGAGCCGTACCGCGAACAGGCCCGCACGGCCGTCGAGAGCGCCCGCGGCCTCGACCCGGCCGCCGCCCGCCGTGCCCTCGCACCCACCGGCTACGCGGCGCCGCACCTGGCCGAGCCGTACGGACTGGGTGCCGGACCCGTGCAACAGCTCGCCGTACAGCAGGAGTTGAAGGCCGCCGGGGTCAAGCTGAGCGACCTCGGCATCGCCACCTGGGTGGTGCCCTCGCTGCTCGCCCACGGGACCCCGGAACAGCAGGAGCGCTACCTCGCCCCGACCCTGCGCGGCGACCTGCTCTGGTGCCAGCTCTTCTCGGAGCCCGGCGCCGGGTCGGACCTGGCCTCGCTGCGGACCCGCGCGGAGCGGGTGGAGGGCGGCGGCTGGCGGATCAACGGCCAGAAGGTCTGGACGTCGGCGGCGCAGTGGGCCGACTACGGGATCCTGCTCGCCCGTACGAACCCGGAGGCGCCCAAGCACCAGGGGCTCACCTACTTCCTGGTCGACATGAAGCGGGCCTCCGGGATCGACATCCGGCCGCTCAGGGAGATCACCGGGGACGCGCTCTTCAACGAGGTGTACTTCGACGACGTCCTGCTGCCCGACGACGCGGTGGTCGGCGAGGTGGACGACGGGTGGAAGGTGGCCCGCAACACGCTCGGCAACGAACGCGTGCACATGGCCGACCAGTTGACCTTCAGTACGGGGGTCGAAGCACTGATCGCCCGGTCCGCCACGCTGGACGGCGCGACCGTCGCCCGCATCGGCCTGCTCGCCGCCGAGGCCCACGCCCTGGCCTGCATCGGCCTGCGGACCACCCTGCAACAGGTCTCCGGCCTGGAACCCGGCGCGGGCGCCTCCGTACGGAAGCTGGTGCAGACCCCGCACCAGCAGAAGGTCGCCGAACTCGCCCTGGAACTGCTGGGACCGGCGGGCGCGGTGGGCGAAGGACCGGCGGAGCGGGCCGTCCACGGCTTCCTGATGTCACGGTGCCTGACCATCGCGGGCGGGACCACGCAGGTACAGCTCAACGTGGTCGCGGAGCGGTTGCTCGGGCTGCCGCGCGATCCGTGA
- a CDS encoding MFS transporter yields the protein MAQAGHSAHSTQLSSSTGNSIPGITTEEARTPRGRGGIVPVLAFAGIVVAVMQTLLVPVIKDLPTLLGTAPSNATWVLTATLLAGAISTPIMGRLGDLNGKRRMLLASLAVMVVGSLICGFTDNLLIMIVGRALQGFAMGAIPLGIGIMRDELPREKLGSAMALMSSSIGVGGGLALPAASLVAQHADWHALFFGAAGLGVVSMLLTVLFVPESETRAEGSFDLLGALGLSAGLVCLLLPITKGSDWGWTSGTTLGLFAGALAILLLWGVMELRMAAPLVDLRTTARREVLLTNLTSIMVGVAFYAISLVLPQLLQLPKSTGYGLGQSMVVAGLCVAPLGITMMFTAPLYARIAAKYGPKVSLMIGMLIIAIGYGAGLALMSAPWQTIIVSVVVGAGIGLAYSSLPALIIGAVDPSETGAANGLNTLMRSIGTSVSSAVIGMVLAHTSVAMGPVSVPSMNGFRTSFMIATGAVLIGLVLAVFLPSRKRTATLSRPVAAGDETAAPATATGLTGSTDFTGFRGFRGRVLDAEGAPVPRATVTLIDHRGRQAGITVADTAGDFALAARSAGTYILAVTAAGLPPLATPVSYTSVDELVAVDLRLGATVPAGVTH from the coding sequence ATGGCACAGGCCGGACATTCCGCCCATAGCACTCAACTCAGTTCGAGCACGGGGAATTCCATCCCCGGGATCACCACCGAGGAAGCGCGCACCCCCCGTGGCCGGGGCGGCATCGTCCCCGTCCTCGCCTTCGCGGGCATCGTCGTCGCGGTCATGCAGACGCTGCTCGTCCCGGTCATCAAGGACCTGCCGACCCTGCTCGGCACGGCCCCGTCGAACGCCACCTGGGTCCTGACGGCCACGCTCCTCGCGGGCGCGATATCCACCCCGATCATGGGCAGACTCGGCGACCTCAACGGCAAGCGGCGGATGCTGCTCGCCAGCCTTGCCGTCATGGTCGTCGGCTCGCTGATCTGCGGATTCACCGACAACTTGCTGATCATGATCGTCGGCCGTGCGCTCCAGGGCTTCGCGATGGGAGCCATCCCGCTCGGCATCGGCATCATGCGCGACGAACTGCCCCGCGAGAAGCTCGGCTCGGCCATGGCACTGATGAGCTCGTCCATCGGCGTCGGCGGCGGGCTCGCCCTGCCCGCCGCTTCCCTGGTGGCCCAGCACGCCGACTGGCACGCCCTGTTCTTCGGCGCCGCCGGTCTCGGTGTCGTCTCGATGCTGCTCACCGTGCTCTTCGTACCGGAGTCCGAGACCCGCGCCGAGGGCAGCTTCGACCTCCTCGGCGCACTCGGCCTCTCCGCCGGTCTGGTCTGCCTGCTGCTGCCGATCACCAAGGGCTCCGACTGGGGCTGGACCTCCGGCACCACCCTCGGGCTCTTCGCCGGAGCGCTCGCCATCCTGCTGCTGTGGGGTGTGATGGAGCTGCGGATGGCCGCCCCGCTGGTCGATCTGCGCACCACCGCCCGCCGCGAGGTACTGCTCACCAACCTGACTTCGATCATGGTCGGTGTCGCGTTCTACGCGATCTCGCTGGTCCTGCCGCAGCTGCTCCAGCTGCCGAAGTCCACCGGTTACGGCCTGGGCCAGTCGATGGTCGTCGCGGGTCTGTGCGTGGCTCCGCTCGGCATCACCATGATGTTCACCGCGCCGCTCTACGCCAGGATCGCCGCGAAGTACGGCCCCAAGGTCTCGCTGATGATCGGCATGCTGATCATCGCGATCGGTTACGGGGCGGGGCTCGCCCTGATGAGCGCGCCGTGGCAGACCATCATCGTCTCGGTCGTCGTCGGCGCGGGCATCGGTCTCGCGTACTCCTCGCTCCCGGCCCTGATCATCGGCGCCGTGGACCCGTCCGAGACGGGCGCGGCCAACGGCCTGAACACGCTGATGCGGTCGATCGGCACCTCGGTGTCGAGCGCGGTGATCGGCATGGTGCTCGCGCACACCTCGGTGGCCATGGGCCCGGTCTCGGTACCGAGCATGAACGGCTTCCGTACCTCGTTCATGATCGCCACCGGTGCGGTGCTCATCGGTCTGGTGCTCGCGGTGTTCCTGCCCTCGCGCAAGCGGACGGCCACGCTGTCCCGGCCGGTCGCCGCCGGCGACGAGACCGCCGCACCGGCCACCGCCACGGGCCTCACCGGCTCCACCGACTTCACCGGTTTCCGCGGCTTCCGCGGCCGGGTCCTGGACGCCGAAGGCGCTCCGGTTCCGCGTGCCACGGTCACCCTGATCGACCACCGCGGGCGGCAGGCGGGCATCACGGTCGCGGACACGGCGGGCGACTTCGCGCTGGCCGCGCGGTCGGCGGGCACGTACATCCTGGCCGTCACCGCGGCGGGTCTTCCGCCGCTGGCCACCCCGGTCTCGTACACGAGCGTGGACGAACTGGTGGCGGTGGACCTCCGACTGGGGGCCACGGTCCCGGCGGGCGTGACGCACTGA
- a CDS encoding class I SAM-dependent methyltransferase, translated as MAAPTPETLAAFEAAKGFMPVREGLALYEAAAEAASLGLPLLEVGTYCGRSTLLLADAARAGAVTAITVDHHRGSEEQQPGWEYHDPTVVDPEVGVMDTLPTFRRTLHRAGLEDHVIAIVGRSPQVSSAWGGPLGLVFIDGGHTDAHASGDYEGWAPHLADGGLLLIHDVFPDPADGGQAPYRVYLRALASGAFTEVSATDSLRVLRRTGTGI; from the coding sequence ATGGCCGCCCCCACGCCAGAGACCCTGGCCGCGTTCGAGGCCGCCAAGGGATTCATGCCGGTACGCGAAGGTCTCGCCCTGTACGAGGCAGCCGCCGAGGCCGCCTCGCTGGGCCTGCCTCTCCTGGAGGTCGGCACCTACTGCGGACGTTCCACCCTGCTCCTCGCCGACGCGGCCCGCGCCGGAGCGGTGACCGCGATCACCGTCGACCACCACCGCGGCAGCGAGGAGCAGCAGCCCGGCTGGGAGTACCACGACCCGACGGTCGTCGATCCCGAGGTCGGGGTGATGGACACGCTCCCGACCTTCCGCCGCACCCTGCACCGGGCCGGACTCGAAGACCACGTGATCGCGATCGTCGGCCGCTCCCCGCAGGTCTCGAGCGCCTGGGGCGGCCCGCTCGGTCTGGTCTTCATAGACGGCGGCCACACCGACGCCCATGCGAGCGGCGACTACGAGGGCTGGGCCCCGCACCTCGCGGACGGTGGCCTGCTGCTCATCCACGACGTGTTCCCCGACCCGGCCGACGGCGGCCAGGCTCCGTACCGCGTGTACCTCAGGGCCCTCGCGTCCGGAGCGTTCACCGAGGTCTCGGCGACCGACTCCCTGCGGGTGCTGCGCCGCACGGGTACGGGGATCTGA
- a CDS encoding N-acetylmuramoyl-L-alanine amidase: MLYDDDDLQSSAPRRLHRSPWVIAGTALVACLAGWLVWHTTNGPGDEAAAKVVPQPSRSSAEATHAPSASPGRTAGSTPKAPKPTHSGSGSGSGSGSGSGSDDDKPAGSGPLAGKVVVIDPGHNPNNYQHSAEINRRVNIGNGTTECDTTGTSTNGGYAEAKFTLDVSHRLRALLEEQGARVTFTQDGDRAFGPCVTERADIGNKAHADAAVSVHADGSAVGNRGFHVILPALVQSGTAHTKGIVAPSRDLGTRIAGNFVRDTGSAPSNYIGGGTGLDTRGDLGGLNLSTVPKVFIECGNMRDPKDATLLTNGSWRQKAAQGIADGISSFLHAE; encoded by the coding sequence GTGCTGTACGACGATGACGACCTCCAGTCCTCGGCCCCGCGCCGCCTCCATAGATCTCCCTGGGTGATCGCGGGCACCGCACTCGTGGCCTGTCTGGCCGGATGGCTGGTGTGGCACACCACGAACGGCCCCGGGGACGAAGCTGCGGCGAAGGTCGTGCCGCAGCCGAGCCGTTCGTCGGCGGAGGCCACGCACGCACCGAGTGCCTCCCCCGGCCGGACGGCCGGAAGCACCCCGAAAGCACCGAAGCCCACGCACTCCGGCTCCGGCTCCGGCTCCGGCTCCGGCTCCGGCTCCGGCTCCGATGACGACAAGCCCGCGGGCAGCGGACCGCTCGCCGGCAAGGTCGTCGTGATCGACCCCGGACACAACCCGAACAACTACCAGCACTCGGCCGAGATCAACCGCCGGGTGAACATCGGTAACGGCACCACGGAATGCGACACCACGGGCACCTCGACCAACGGCGGTTACGCCGAAGCCAAGTTCACCCTCGATGTCTCGCACCGGCTGCGCGCCCTGCTCGAAGAACAGGGCGCACGGGTCACGTTCACGCAGGACGGCGACCGCGCGTTCGGCCCCTGCGTGACGGAGCGCGCCGACATCGGCAACAAGGCGCATGCCGACGCCGCCGTCTCCGTGCATGCCGACGGCTCGGCGGTCGGCAACCGCGGCTTCCACGTGATCCTCCCGGCGCTGGTGCAGTCCGGTACCGCGCACACCAAGGGGATCGTCGCCCCGTCCCGTGACCTCGGCACCCGTATCGCGGGGAACTTCGTGCGCGACACCGGAAGCGCGCCCTCCAACTACATCGGTGGCGGTACCGGGTTGGACACCCGAGGCGATCTCGGCGGACTCAATCTGTCAACCGTGCCCAAAGTGTTCATCGAATGCGGCAATATGCGTGACCCGAAGGATGCCACTCTGCTCACGAACGGAAGTTGGCGCCAGAAGGCCGCGCAGGGGATCGCGGACGGCATCAGCAGCTTTCTCCACGCGGAGTGA
- a CDS encoding LLM class F420-dependent oxidoreductase, whose amino-acid sequence MRLGLTLGYWGRGPTPGHLELAQEAERLGYDSVWTAEAWGSDAFTPLTWIAAHTSRIRLGTAIAQMAARTPTATAMQALTLDHLSGGRMMLGLGLSGPQVVEGWYGRPFPRSPLTATREYVDVIRQVLRREGPVELDGRFHAHPYRGEDGTGIGKPLKPITHPLRADLPVLLGAEGPKNIAQTTRIADGWLPLYWSPTRTDVYEASLAGLPENFMIAPMARAQVCDDVAQGLLPVKAMLGFYIGGMGHAARNFHADLMARMGYEAEAHRIQELFLAGRKEEAVLAVPDAFADEISLVGPRGRIAERLELWRAGAVTDLLVTAPDPQTLRVLAELNA is encoded by the coding sequence ATGCGCCTAGGGCTCACTCTCGGCTACTGGGGCCGCGGCCCCACCCCCGGACATCTCGAACTGGCCCAGGAGGCCGAGCGGTTGGGCTACGACTCGGTCTGGACGGCCGAGGCCTGGGGCTCTGACGCCTTCACCCCGCTGACCTGGATCGCGGCGCACACCTCCCGTATCCGGCTGGGCACGGCCATCGCGCAGATGGCGGCCCGTACCCCGACCGCGACGGCGATGCAGGCCCTCACCCTGGACCACCTCTCCGGCGGCCGGATGATGCTCGGCCTGGGCCTGTCCGGCCCCCAGGTGGTGGAGGGCTGGTACGGCCGCCCCTTCCCCCGGAGTCCGCTCACGGCCACCCGGGAGTACGTCGACGTCATCCGCCAGGTCCTCAGGCGCGAAGGCCCCGTCGAGCTGGACGGCCGCTTCCACGCGCATCCGTACCGGGGCGAGGACGGCACGGGCATCGGCAAACCGCTCAAGCCGATCACCCACCCGCTGCGGGCCGATCTCCCGGTACTGCTGGGCGCCGAGGGCCCCAAGAACATCGCCCAGACCACCCGCATCGCGGACGGCTGGCTCCCCCTGTACTGGTCCCCGACCCGCACCGACGTCTACGAGGCGTCCCTCGCCGGGCTCCCCGAGAACTTCATGATCGCGCCGATGGCCCGCGCCCAGGTCTGCGACGACGTGGCGCAGGGGCTGCTGCCGGTGAAGGCGATGCTCGGCTTCTACATCGGGGGCATGGGCCACGCGGCGCGCAACTTCCACGCGGACCTGATGGCGAGGATGGGCTACGAGGCCGAGGCCCACCGCATCCAGGAGCTGTTCCTGGCCGGACGTAAGGAGGAGGCGGTGCTGGCGGTGCCGGACGCCTTCGCGGACGAGATCTCACTGGTGGGACCGCGCGGGCGGATCGCGGAACGGCTGGAGCTGTGGCGGGCGGGCGCGGTGACCGACCTGCTGGTGACGGCCCCTGATCCGCAGACACTGCGGGTGCTGGCCGAGCTGAACGCGTAG
- a CDS encoding carbohydrate-binding protein: MAAGFSAWKVNRQYAVNDRAAYLGKQYRCLVAHTSNSASNPKTAVKVWRKDTD; encoded by the coding sequence ATGGCAGCGGGATTCTCGGCGTGGAAAGTCAACCGGCAGTACGCGGTGAACGACCGCGCGGCCTATCTGGGCAAGCAGTACCGCTGCCTGGTCGCCCACACCTCGAATTCCGCGAGCAATCCGAAGACCGCCGTGAAGGTGTGGCGGAAGGACACCGACTGA
- a CDS encoding maleylpyruvate isomerase N-terminal domain-containing protein gives MTLLDHDRYCDELVRETALLRAVLTDADLTATVPTCPEWSLGELVRHVGRAHRWAEVIVRTKASEAVPDDQVPDSAGPGDTEPAALGAWLAAGAERLVATLRAAGPDVEVWSWAGEQHSGFWARRMVHETVIHRADAALAAGVAFEVDAEVAGDTIEEWLEIVAFAAASGDPHAVELRGAGRSLHLHATDVPDAEWLIELTEDGFEWRRAHEKATVAVRGPLADVLLVFYRRLPADSDRVEVLGDTELLDFWLERASFG, from the coding sequence ATGACGCTTCTGGATCACGACCGATACTGTGACGAACTCGTCCGGGAGACCGCCCTGTTGAGGGCCGTACTCACGGACGCCGACCTGACGGCGACGGTGCCGACCTGCCCCGAGTGGAGTCTGGGGGAACTGGTCCGCCATGTGGGCCGCGCGCATCGCTGGGCCGAGGTCATCGTACGGACGAAGGCCTCGGAGGCGGTCCCGGACGATCAGGTGCCGGACTCCGCGGGGCCGGGGGACACCGAACCGGCCGCCCTGGGCGCGTGGTTGGCCGCGGGGGCGGAGCGGCTCGTGGCGACCCTGCGTGCGGCGGGACCCGATGTCGAGGTGTGGAGCTGGGCCGGGGAGCAGCACTCAGGGTTCTGGGCGCGGCGGATGGTGCACGAGACGGTGATCCACCGGGCGGACGCGGCACTGGCGGCCGGGGTGGCGTTCGAGGTCGACGCCGAGGTGGCGGGGGACACCATCGAGGAGTGGCTGGAGATCGTCGCCTTTGCCGCGGCTTCCGGGGACCCGCACGCGGTGGAGCTGCGGGGCGCCGGGCGCTCCCTCCATCTGCATGCCACGGACGTGCCGGACGCGGAGTGGCTGATCGAGCTGACCGAGGACGGATTCGAATGGCGGCGGGCGCACGAGAAGGCGACGGTGGCGGTCCGGGGGCCGCTGGCGGACGTGCTGCTGGTCTTCTACCGGCGCCTTCCGGCCGACAGCGATCGGGTGGAGGTGCTGGGGGACACCGAGCTGCTGGACTTCTGGCTGGAGCGGGCGTCGTTCGGCTGA
- a CDS encoding winged helix DNA-binding domain-containing protein, whose amino-acid sequence MVITARALNRSTLARQLLLGREPLDVADGVRRVVALQAQQPASPYVALWNRLSGFDPADLDTAVAGLQAVKATLMRITLHLVHAEDYRAFREAVEPTLRGSRLGDSRFTASGLTAADADAVVPDLLKYADGPRTTAEVRDWLAERLGVPIEPVTWRMLRQYAPLWHAPVGGPWSFDNQQSYLAAATRPVLADPDAAAGGLQTLIRRYLEGFGPASVADMAQFALVQKARVRAAVQALDADLEQLEGADGTVLYDVPGAPRPAEDTPAPPRLMAMWDSILLAYADRSRVIPPEYRKQVTRINGDVLPTLLVDGYVAGVWRPVEGGIEASAFLPLPEEVWQGLAAEAESLTGLLADRDPRAYGRYDHWWRKGMPAAETRLLPGG is encoded by the coding sequence ATGGTGATCACCGCACGCGCCCTCAACCGTTCCACGCTCGCCCGGCAGTTGTTGCTCGGCCGGGAGCCGCTCGACGTCGCCGACGGGGTGCGACGGGTGGTCGCCCTGCAGGCACAGCAGCCCGCCTCGCCGTACGTGGCGCTGTGGAACCGGCTCAGCGGCTTCGACCCGGCGGACCTCGACACCGCCGTGGCCGGACTCCAGGCGGTCAAGGCGACGCTGATGCGGATCACGCTGCACCTGGTCCACGCCGAGGACTACCGGGCCTTCCGCGAGGCCGTGGAGCCGACGCTGCGCGGCTCCAGGCTCGGCGACTCCCGGTTCACGGCGTCCGGACTCACCGCCGCCGACGCCGACGCGGTCGTCCCGGATCTGCTGAAGTACGCCGACGGGCCGCGTACCACCGCCGAGGTGCGGGACTGGCTCGCCGAGCGGCTGGGCGTGCCGATAGAGCCGGTGACCTGGCGGATGCTGCGGCAGTACGCACCGCTGTGGCACGCCCCGGTCGGCGGGCCCTGGTCGTTCGACAACCAGCAGTCGTACCTCGCGGCTGCCACCCGGCCGGTGCTGGCGGATCCCGACGCCGCCGCCGGGGGGCTGCAGACCCTGATCCGCCGCTACCTGGAGGGCTTCGGGCCCGCGTCGGTGGCGGACATGGCGCAGTTCGCGCTGGTCCAGAAGGCCCGGGTCAGGGCGGCGGTGCAGGCCCTCGACGCCGACCTCGAACAACTGGAAGGTGCCGACGGCACGGTGCTGTACGACGTCCCCGGTGCGCCACGGCCGGCCGAGGACACCCCGGCCCCACCCCGGCTCATGGCGATGTGGGACAGCATCCTGCTCGCCTACGCCGACCGCAGCCGCGTCATCCCGCCCGAGTACCGCAAGCAGGTGACCCGCATCAACGGCGACGTGCTGCCCACCCTGCTGGTCGACGGCTACGTCGCCGGTGTCTGGCGCCCTGTGGAGGGAGGGATCGAGGCCAGTGCCTTCCTGCCGCTCCCGGAGGAGGTCTGGCAGGGGCTGGCGGCAGAGGCCGAGTCGCTCACGGGGCTCCTCGCCGACCGTGACCCCAGGGCCTACGGCCGCTACGACCACTGGTGGAGGAAGGGGATGCCCGCCGCCGAAACCCGCCTGCTGCCCGGTGGTTGA
- a CDS encoding helix-turn-helix domain-containing protein, with protein sequence MRIHLSARTRAFTVLGNEVLRDRRLSFTARGILAYLLSLPDGAREDVRTLADRNPGLGRRGVANALDELVELGYYIRRTVKDAGTGQVRTETYLFDAPQTADVPQTADAPLPAPTGTGAAGTGVADGGKAGAFPSGVQNSGVQNSGVQNREEEPSLPAPVAAGAGSPPESADAEGRGAALLSRLARVEPKLALSAADVVALAPLVVPWLERGVPELEARSLLTDGLPPVVFTARGILADRLVRKLPEPRARRDAAAPAPAPLECADCRDPLPRGQQGGICAGCTGAVRSAVSPAPPVSVAERVAALRATLRSRPAAARG encoded by the coding sequence ATGCGCATTCACCTTAGCGCGCGCACGCGCGCCTTCACTGTGCTGGGCAATGAGGTCCTGCGGGACCGGCGGCTCAGCTTCACCGCGCGCGGCATTCTCGCTTACCTCCTCTCCTTGCCCGACGGGGCGCGGGAGGACGTGAGGACCCTCGCCGACAGGAATCCCGGACTGGGCCGCCGTGGCGTGGCCAACGCCCTCGATGAGCTGGTCGAGTTGGGGTACTACATCCGCCGTACGGTCAAGGACGCGGGGACCGGGCAGGTGCGTACCGAGACGTACCTCTTCGACGCTCCGCAGACTGCAGACGTGCCGCAGACTGCGGATGCCCCGCTTCCCGCGCCTACGGGAACCGGCGCGGCGGGAACCGGCGTGGCGGATGGCGGGAAGGCGGGAGCGTTCCCCTCGGGGGTCCAGAACTCAGGGGTCCAGAACTCAGGGGTTCAGAACCGGGAAGAAGAACCCTCCCTCCCCGCGCCCGTGGCGGCGGGCGCCGGTTCGCCCCCGGAGTCGGCGGATGCCGAGGGGCGTGGGGCCGCTCTTCTGTCCCGACTGGCCCGTGTGGAGCCGAAGTTGGCGCTGAGCGCCGCTGACGTGGTCGCGCTGGCACCGCTTGTCGTGCCGTGGCTCGAACGTGGGGTCCCGGAGCTGGAGGCCCGTTCCTTGCTGACCGATGGGTTGCCGCCGGTCGTGTTCACCGCGCGCGGCATCCTCGCGGACCGGCTGGTGCGCAAACTGCCCGAGCCACGGGCCCGCCGGGACGCCGCCGCACCTGCCCCCGCGCCGCTGGAGTGTGCCGACTGCCGGGATCCGCTGCCGCGTGGTCAACAGGGCGGGATCTGTGCCGGTTGCACCGGAGCCGTACGGTCCGCCGTCAGCCCTGCGCCGCCCGTTTCTGTGGCCGAGCGTGTAGCGGCTCTGCGGGCGACACTCCGCAGCAGGCCCGCTGCCGCTCGCGGGTGA